From Oncorhynchus keta strain PuntledgeMale-10-30-2019 chromosome 25, Oket_V2, whole genome shotgun sequence, one genomic window encodes:
- the LOC118358177 gene encoding fibroblast growth factor 17-like isoform X1 — translation MYGMNQRCIYISFHFFVLWCHAQGENHPSPNFNQYVREQGAVTDQFSRRQVRVYQLYSRTSGKHVQIQGKRVTATAEDGNNYARLFVETDTFGSRVRIKGAESGRYLCMNGKGKLVGKLNGRSRDCIFTEIVLENNYTAFQNAKYEGWYVAFTRKGRPIKASKTRENQREVHFIKRLHKGPLPFPNMDRIKHFEFISFPPTRRAKRNRKSQAAA, via the exons ATGTATGGAATGAATCAGCGCTGTATTTACAT ATCTTTTCATTTCTTCGTGCTGTGGTGCCATGCTCAG GGGGAGAATCACCCGTCTCCTAATTTTAACCAGTATGTGAGGGAGCAGGGCGCAGTGACGGACCAGTTTAGCCGGCGACAGGTCAGGGTTTACCAACTATACAGCCGGACCAGCGGGAAGCACGTTCAGATACAGGGCAAGAGGGTCACTGCCACTGCTGAGGACGGCAACAATTACG CACGTCTCTTTGTAGAAACTGACACCTTTGGCAGTCGGGTTCGGATCAAAGGTGCAGAGAGTGGACGTTACCTCTGTATGAACGGGAAGGGGAAACTAGTTGGAAAG CTTAATGGAAGAAGCAGGGATTGTATCTTCACAGAGATTGTTCTGGAGAACAATTACACTGCCTTCCAGAATGCCAAGTATGAGGGCTGGTATGTGGCTTTCACTAGGAAAGGTAGACCCATCAAAGCCTCAAAGACGAGGGAGAACCAGAGAGAGGTCCATTTCATCAAGAGGCTACACAAGGGCCCACTACCTTTCCCCAACATGGATAGAATCAAACACTTTGAGTTCATCAGTTTTCCCCCCACCCGTCGCGCAAAACGGAACAGGAAATCACAGGCTGCTGCCTAG
- the LOC118358177 gene encoding fibroblast growth factor 17-like isoform X2 has translation MYGMNQRCIYISFHFFVLWCHAQYVREQGAVTDQFSRRQVRVYQLYSRTSGKHVQIQGKRVTATAEDGNNYARLFVETDTFGSRVRIKGAESGRYLCMNGKGKLVGKLNGRSRDCIFTEIVLENNYTAFQNAKYEGWYVAFTRKGRPIKASKTRENQREVHFIKRLHKGPLPFPNMDRIKHFEFISFPPTRRAKRNRKSQAAA, from the exons ATGTATGGAATGAATCAGCGCTGTATTTACAT ATCTTTTCATTTCTTCGTGCTGTGGTGCCATGCTCAG TATGTGAGGGAGCAGGGCGCAGTGACGGACCAGTTTAGCCGGCGACAGGTCAGGGTTTACCAACTATACAGCCGGACCAGCGGGAAGCACGTTCAGATACAGGGCAAGAGGGTCACTGCCACTGCTGAGGACGGCAACAATTACG CACGTCTCTTTGTAGAAACTGACACCTTTGGCAGTCGGGTTCGGATCAAAGGTGCAGAGAGTGGACGTTACCTCTGTATGAACGGGAAGGGGAAACTAGTTGGAAAG CTTAATGGAAGAAGCAGGGATTGTATCTTCACAGAGATTGTTCTGGAGAACAATTACACTGCCTTCCAGAATGCCAAGTATGAGGGCTGGTATGTGGCTTTCACTAGGAAAGGTAGACCCATCAAAGCCTCAAAGACGAGGGAGAACCAGAGAGAGGTCCATTTCATCAAGAGGCTACACAAGGGCCCACTACCTTTCCCCAACATGGATAGAATCAAACACTTTGAGTTCATCAGTTTTCCCCCCACCCGTCGCGCAAAACGGAACAGGAAATCACAGGCTGCTGCCTAG
- the LOC118358166 gene encoding FK506-binding protein 15-like yields MSSPLRDNDYLWREIQGAKLASLFGLDQAASQGNESFQYTAPKQPRKTSNPGPPAQKPAFPPGAPAVLLATAIHAFKYLNGQYQKQGKLGAAVLGNQTTKEYKLLLYISQQKQVTAAKIHVGFIFTVQPNNYCTFYDDQRQNWSLMFDTEKAAVDFCKEVCLAKVNSAPSLDMVVVQDLTLGEGQGVETGDSLEVTYTGWLLQNHAVGQVFDSNLNKDKLLRLKLGAGKVIKGWEEGMVGMRKSGRRLMVIPPSLGYGSQGVANRIPADSTLIFEAELRRVKLAKDSGSDRVSAGSQDSAASSPVPCVENLGPYLPAGPTLFRATSPGRPGEPPLRAKSNSISEQLTNPDATKAKLISRMAKMGQPMLPFMAGPSSQQDSSDSEMEDPRVKERPAAPSPVQISTALQAPVQVLSHPHGASPSALMPVAMTAAAPQPVMSGSTHAFQPYAYPQSSMSPSQLQPMGQMYPTQAVPYMGGTGEVTSFLMAEARQHNSEIRLAVGKVADKVDQLASKVDDLQRQGGHSLAVPSVTMETAMIMRNIQRIIQENESLKKDVYEKSSRIEEQNRKIGELINQNQRYMEQSNLLMEQRNDSLKSSSEHNQARTLQAEQDKVRLTEELATCTSRVSQLQQEATSHQQRAAELQNKLTSALQDGDTHCTRISSLETQLEELKETAERGQAQYHTEKQKRKGMALRVNNMEEELQDLKTDKDSMERMVSDRKRKWQAERQRCDEEMEELRRSSQQDMESLRTQLRKARTSTGQAASEQLAQLQAELEEEWKGKCEQALASAKEQQGREMAELAEQRDILEQRLTQLQEKFSALKQSRDSEEQCLLQQQGQDEEQQVLQEKYSGLEEQWSAVRQKLEGRVAELERRLAEQGGQADSAGQDTAGEVKRVMNGVFHSLRGEFDLHETYTGSTVLGVIVNTIKSVTLQLLNGTERRSSHLREEEEEVDSDVRHREERPAQDAHVNGKEEEEEQLTEQLSESSVQREGDPRDVQERAHLEAVPETKKPTRVEPEADIDTDPEHQPLSTQPQPQPQGEITTEPSEPTGINLEENLPSEIGQTQSEGGISSPEVKKMSGTIEGPLGELKRTSSKATGPQTQLPPPPSPLYDSPGKVTSLTEGVGEENGKETFFLSTAPTKPPPTEEEDDELSLKGQPPPAPLFGDEEDEDDDLDWLG; encoded by the exons ATGTCTTCTCCTCTAAGGGATAATGACTACCTGTGGAGGGAGATCCAAGG CGCAAAGCTGGCATCACTTTTTGGACTGGACCAAGCAGCAAGTCAGGGGAATGAATCTTTTCAATATACAGCCCCTAAACAGCCCAGGAAGACTTCAAATCCAG GTCCTCCTGCCCAGAAACCTGCGTTCCCTCCGGGTGCTCCTGCAGTACTATTGGCTACAGCTATCCATGCTTTCAAATA TCTTAACGGGCAGTATCAGAAACAAGGAAAGCTGGGAGCTGCAGTCCTGGGTAACCAAACAACAAAAGAG TACAAACTCTTGCTTTACATCAGTCAGCAGAAACAAGTGACTGCGGCCAAGATTCATGTTGGCTTCATCTTTACG GTTCAGCCCAACAACTACTGCACTTTTTATGATGACCAGCGCCAGAACTGGTCCCTGATGTTTGACACAGAGAAGGCTGCTGTAGACTTTTGTAAAGAG GTGTGTTTGGCAAAAGTGAACAGCGCCCCCTCCTTAGATATGGTGGTGGTGCAGGACCTGACACTAGGGGAGGGACAGGGAGTTGAGACTGGAGACTCCCTGGAGGTGACATACACAGGCTGGCTCCTACAGAACCATGCCGTCGGACAG GTGTTTGACTCCAACCTGAACAAAGACAAGCTGCTCCGACTAAAACTTGGCGCTGGGAAAGTGATTAAG GGCTGGGAGGAGGGCATGGTGGGTATGAGGAAGTCAGGCCGGCGTCTCATGGTGATCCCTCCCAGTCTGGGCTATGGCTCCCAGGGAGTAGCCAACCGCATCCCAGCAGACAGCACACTCATCTTTGAGGCAGAGCTACGACGG GTGAAGTTGGCGAAAGACAGTGGGTCTGACCGTGTCAGTGCTGGGTCTCAGGACTCTGCTGCCTCTTCACCTGTCCCCTGTGTGGAGAACCTGGGTCCCTACCTCCCGGCAGGGCCCACTCTGTTCCGTGCTACAAGCCCCGGGAGACCAGG GGAACCACCACTTCGGGCAAAGTCTAATTCCATCAGTGAACAGTTGACA AATCCAGACGCCACCAAAGCCAAGCTGATATCTCGCATGGCCAAGATGGGTCAGCCCATGTTGCCCTTCATGGCAGGGCCGTCCTCCCAGCAAGACTCCAGCGACTCAGAAATGGAG GACCCCAGAGTGAAGGAGCGTCCTGCTGCTCCTTCTCCTGTACAGATCTCCACTGCCCTCCAAGCTCCAGTGCAAG TGCTTTCTCACCCTCATGGGGCATCGCCCTCTGCCTTGATGCCTGTTGCTATGACAGCTGCTGCTCCGCAGCCTGTGATGTCAGGCTCCACCCATGCCTTTCAG CCTTACGCCTACCCACAgtcctctatgtctccctctcAACTTCAACCAATGGGCCAGATGTACCCCACCCAGGCAGTACCATACATGGGAGGCACTGGCGAGGTCACTTCCTTCCTTATGGCTGAAGCTCGGCAGCATAACTCTGAGATCCGATTGGCTGTTGGCAAAGTGGCAGATAAAGTGGACCAGTTGGCTTCAAAG GTTGACGACCTTCAGAGGCAAGGAGGCCACTCATTGGCTGTGCCCAGTGTCACTATGGAAACCGCCATGATTATGCGCAACATCCAAAGAATCATTCAG GAAAATGAATCTTTAAAGAAGGACGTGTACGAGAAGAGCTCACGTATAGAGGAGCAGAACCGCAAGATCGGGGAGCTCATCAACCAGAACCAGAG GTACATGGAGCAGAGTAACCTGCTGATGGAGCAGAGGAATGACTCCCTAAAGTCCTCAAGTGAACACAACCAGGCCCGGACGCTGCAGGCTGAGCAGGACAAG GTACGTCTGACAGAGGAGCTGGCCACGTGCACATCACGGGTGTCCCAGCTGCAGCAGGAGGCCACGTCTCACCAGCAGAGGGCTGCAGAGCTGCAGAACAAACTGACCTCTGCCCTGCAGGATGGCGACACACACTGCACACGCATCTCCTCCCTAGAGACCCAACTGGAAG agcTGAAGGAGactgcagagagaggacaggcgcAGTACCACACAGAGAAGCAGAAACGCAAAGGGATGGCTCTCCGGGTgaacaacatggaggaggagctgCAGGACCTGAAGACTGACAAAGACAGTATGGAACGA ATGGTGTCGgacaggaagaggaagtggcaggcagagaggcagcggtgtgatgaggagatggaggagctgaGGAGGAGCAGCCAGCAGGACATGGAAAGTCTAAGGACACAGCTCCGCAAGGCCAGGACCAGCACTGGCCAGGCAGCCTCAGAACAG CTAGCCCAACTGCAAGCAGAGCTGGAGGAGGAGTGGAAGGGGAAGTGTGAGCAGGCGTTGGCCTCAGCCAAGGAGCAGCAGGGGCGTGAGATGGCCGAACTGGCAGAGCAAAGAGACATACTGGAGCAGAGACTGACCCAGCTACAGGAAAAG TTTTCGGCTCTGAAGCAGTCTAGGGACTCAGAGGAGCAGTGCTTGTTGCAGCAGCAGGGACAGGACGAAGAGCAGCAGGTCCTACAAGAAAAG tatTCAGGCCTGGAGGAGCAGTGGTCAGCTGTGAGACAGAAGCTGGAGGGGCGAGTGGCTGAGCTGGAAAGGAGGCTGGCAGAGCAAGGGGGCCAAGCGGACAGTGCAGGACAGGACACTGCAGGGGAG GTGAAGCGTGTAATGAATGGAGTGTTTCACTCTCTGAGGGGGGAGTTTGACCTACACGAGACTTACACAGGCAGCACTGTGCTCGGTGTAATCGTCAACACCATAAAG AGTGTTACCTTGCAACTGCTCAATGGTACCGAGAGACGTTCATCCCATctgagggaagaagaagaagaggtggacAGTGATGTGAGgcatagagaggagagaccagctcAGGATGCTCATGTGAATgggaaggaagaagaggaggagcagcTGACTGAGCAGCTTAGTGAGTCCTctgtacagagggagggagacccCAGAGATGTGCAGGAGAGGGCTCACCTTGAGGCAGTACCAGAGACGAAGAAACCGACTCGAGTGGAGCCAGAGGCAGACATCGACACGGATCCAGAGCACCAACCACTCTCAACCCAGCCACAACCCCAACCACAGGGAGAGATCACCACAGAGCCTTCTGAACCCACTGGCATAAACCTTGAGGAGAATCTGCCCTCTGAGATAGGACAAACTCAGTCCGAAGGTGGCATAAGTAGCCCGGAGGTGAAGAAAATGAGTGGGACCATTGAGGGTCCCCTGGGTGAACTGAAAAGAACTAGCTCCAAAGCCACAGGTCCTCAAACCCAGCTTCCACCTCCACCAAGCCCCCTGTATGATAGTCCTGGGAAAGTAACAAG TCTGACTGAGGGAGTAGGAGAGGAAAATGGGAAGGAGACATTTTTCCTGAGCACAGCCCCAACCAAACCCCCACCcacggaggaggaggatgatgagctG AGCTTGAAGGGGCAACCTCCCCCAGCCCCTCTGTTTGGCGACGAagaggatgaagatgatgatcTTGACTGGCTGGGATGA